Proteins encoded together in one Papaver somniferum cultivar HN1 unplaced genomic scaffold, ASM357369v1 unplaced-scaffold_117, whole genome shotgun sequence window:
- the LOC113329803 gene encoding putative F-box protein At3g16210, producing the protein MTTPVSGHPSDLPISKRRLGATRDGVFKYVYDHLIYEVLLRIPAESLLAFKIVNKACYSIIKDPNFAKQHCDYHAAKEQSIGLVSLFPREYSLNNYDITNINKLQKIDENPDGNLSKRQQNEQFPLNTLAERYLKITSCNGLVCFHTEFPLHTWNPITMELLMLPHPGIDDDKEVASGCGFGFDAIHNEYKVIQLYKRFDDSTLGYENLALATDMSWR; encoded by the coding sequence ATGACTACTCCTGTATCCGGTCACCCGTCCGATTTACCAATAAGCAAACGTCGTTTGGGAGCTACCAGGGATGGTGTTTTCAAGTATGTCTATGATCATCTCATCTACGAAGTACTTTTAAGAATTCCCGCCGAGTCTTTATTAGCATTCAAGATTGTCAACAAGGCTTGTTATTCCATAATTAAGGATCCTAATTTTGCCAAACAACATTGTGATTATCATGCAGCAAAAGAACAATCTATTGGTTTGGTATCTCTCTTTCCAAGAGAATATAGTTTGAATAACTACGATATCACGAATATTAACAAATTGCAGAAGATAGATGAGAACCCAGATGGTAATCTATCGAAGAGGCAGCAGAATGAGCAGTTTCCATTGAACACGCTTGCGGAAAGATACTTGAAAATCACATCATGCAACGGTTTGGTGTGTTTTCATACAGAATTCCCTCTGCACACGTGGAACCCAATTACAATGGAATTATTGATGCTTCCCCATCCTGGAATTGATGATGACAAAGAGGTGGCCAGCGGATGTGGATTCGGATTCGACGCAATTCATAATGAATATAAAGTTATTCAGTTATACAAACGGTTCGATGATTCTACGTTGGGTTATGAAAATTTAGCCTTAGCTACAGATATGTCATGGAGATGA
- the LOC113329802 gene encoding putative F-box protein At3g16210 — MTTRVSWHLSELIRSQPHYLATRDGVFRYVTDHLIYEVLLRIPAESLLAFKIVCKDWYYIIRDPKFINQYRDYHATKDQSIGLVSLIADDDDIDLYDVTNINKLCTTENAVGHLLERPNEQYILKADEADEEYLKIASCNGLICFHSAFPVNIWNPVTRELMFVPQSGIDHHKEVATACGFGFDSSRNVYKVVQLYKRLDDSTLGYEVLSLDTAMQWRRPIQQKNVIHPYYWEFVAGQGAIFVDGSLYWHAKVKEQILCFDVTTEWFKLIQVPDSKHLDMRFSNRLLVGFDRGVCYLTHDNEMLHIWKMQRNCTDKKNMWMEDFSIDLSYISVSDSHIIPVCRRNKKIYLRYGKGLACYDMENQTFVVPVLRRREADYFEFVAYTKSIVCLKDIVGSSFVKPFKPIYVKSFP, encoded by the coding sequence ATGACTACTCGTGTATCTTGGCATCTGTCAGAGTTAATCAGAAGCCAACCTCATTATCTTGCAACCAGGGATGGTGTTTTCAGGTACGTTACTGATCATCTCATCTATGAAGTACTCTTAAGAATTCCCGCTGAGTCTTTATTAGCATTCAAGATTGTCTGCAAGGATTGGTATTACATAATTAGGGATCCCAAATTCATCAATCAATATCGTGATTATCATGCAACCAAGGATCAATCTATTGGTTTGGTATCTCTTATTGCAGACGATGATGACATTGATCTCTACGATGTCACCAATATTAACAAACTGTGCACAACTGAGAACGCAGTTGGTCATCTATTGGAGAGGCCGAATGAGCAGTATATTTTGAAAGCAGATGAAGCGGATGAAGAATACTTAAAAATTGCATCATGCAACGGTTTGATATGTTTTCATTCGGCGTTCCCTGTGAATATATGGAACCCAGTTACAAGGGAATTGATGTTTGTTCCACAATCTGGAATTGATCATCACAAAGAGGTGGCCACCGCATGTGGATTCGGATTCGACTCATCACGTAATGTATATAAAGTTGTTCAGTTATACAAACGATTGGATGACTCTACATTGGGTTATGAGGTTTTATCCCTAGATACTGCCATGCAATGGAGACGACCAATCCAACAAAAAAACGTCATTCACCCATATTACTGGGAATTTGTGGCCGGTCAAGGAGCAATATTTGTTGACGGATCATTATATTGGCATGCTAAGGTCAAGGAACAGATATTGTGTTTTGATGTAACGACTGAATGGTTTAAATTAATTCAGGTACCTGATAGCAAACATCTAGATATGAGATTTAGTAACCGTCTCTTGGTAGGATTTGATAGGGGTGTTTGTTATTTGACGCATGATAATGAAATGCTGCATATATGGAAGATGCAAAGGAATTGCACTGACAAGAAAAATATGTGGATGGAAGATTTTAGTATTGATCTGAGTTATATAAGCGTTTCAGATTCACATATCATTCCAGTATGCAGACGAAATAAGAAGATTTATCTGAGATACGGGAAGGGATTGGCTTGTTACGATATGGAAAATCAAACATTTGTAGTACCAGTACTCAGGAGAAGAGAAGCTGATTATTTTGAGTTTGTTGCCTACACAAAGAGCATTGTTTGTCTGAAAGATATAGTTGGCTCTTCTTTTGTTAAGCCTTTTAAGCCAATATATGTTAAGTCCTTCCCGTAG
- the LOC113329425 gene encoding uncharacterized protein LOC113329425 — protein MMMGGYNHQPGGDGDSCKSMVVKGFLDCVKHEPNVNKDMERNFTQLLTEELRLLEIEALENEQRSDMALQEAKKKASQYQKEADKCNSGMGTCEEAREKAEADLAAQKRMTEMWELRARQRGWQEGQASRKLHGIKMHKHHVSTRKRGAGLLLYAWRKSLGQNLKVKRQES, from the exons ATGATGATGGGTGGTTATAATCATCAGCCTGGAGGTGATGGTGATTCCTGCAAGTCGATGGTAGTAAAAGGATTTTTGG ATTGTGTAAAGCATGAGCCAAATGTTAATAAGGATATGGAGAGGAATTTTACGCAACTCCTGACTGAGGAATTGAGGCTGCTAGAAATTGAAGCTCTAGAAAATGAGCAGCGGTCCGATATGGCATTGCAGGAGGCAAAGAAAAAAGCATCGCAATATCAAAAGGAGGCAGATAAGTGTAATTCAGGAATGGGAACTTGTGAAGAAGCAAGAGAGAAAGCAGAAGCTGATTTAGCAGCGCAGAAGAGAATGACTGAGATGTGGGAGCTACGAGCTCGACAGAGAGGATGGCAAGAAGGTCAAGCCAGTAG GAAATTACATGGGATCAAGATGCATAAACATCATGTGAGCACTAGGAAGAGAGGGGCTGGATTGCTTCTCTATGCTTGGAGGAAGTCACTTGGGCAAAATCTAAAGGTTAAAAGACAAGAATCCTGA